The DNA sequence ACACTGCTGTACGAAAATCTGACTCATCGTATTTCGTAGTGACCCTTACATCCCCGGTATTTAAACCGACAGCAAATGGGTGTACGGTCGTATCCAGACGCCCTGCTGCAAAGTCATAGCCCATTGCTTCAAGGATATGTTTACTGAAAGCTGCCTGCTGTGGGGCAGGAAATTGTTGAAACAAAAAGGAAGTTTCAGGAGCATGTCCATTTTCGGAAATCTCTTTTACGAGTGGAACAATGGCTTCCTTCAATTGTGTAAATACTTTGTCGACCGTCTCTACCGTCAGTCCCGGTTCAAAATCATCCAGAAGTGCGTTGTATTTATTTCCTTCATACCCTTTCCACTCCACATACTTCAGCTGATAAGCCAGTATTTTCTCCAGATAAGGCTGGAACTGGGAAAAATCTGCCTGTTCTTTCGCATCTTCCCATGCTGCTTCTGATTGAGCAGTCAAAATGACATATGCTTTAAATTCCTCTGCAGGAATATTTTCAAACTTACTTAGGGTTTTTCTGCACTCTTTTATACTTGCACGAGTTGTTTCTTTCAAGTCTTTCCATACATCTTCCTCACTAAGCGATTCCAAATAATTTTTCATATCTTTTGAAGTCGACATCTGAAAAATCTCTGAAGAGAGTGACCCAATGACTTCCCCTCGCTGAGCCATCCCTTTTTTAGGAGCTCCAGTGCGAAGATCCCACGTCATAAGGCTTACGGCTTCCTGGTAATGGCTGATTTTTTTCAAATAATCTAAAAAATCTTTTTCTACATCCAGCAGTTGTTGTTTCATCATTTACCCCTTTCAATTTATGTATGATTTTTACACTTTCAATTTTTATTATACGCAACTGAATTAAATATTTCATGCGCGGGGCTTATTATCCATGCTGCATTCCATGATATACTTTAAAAATAGAGGTGATAATAATAATGAATCTTACTATTACAGAAAAAGCCGCATCATTTTATAAACAGGAAATAGAGCTGGAGTCTGGACAGAGCCTGTGGCTGTATGTAAGGGTCGGAGGCATCGGGTCAGGGGGATTTTCCGCAGGAATACAGCCCGGTCTTCCGGATACTCCAGCCCTTACTGTAACTGCAGGAGAGATATACTTTCACGTGACGGAAGCAGACGCCTGGTATTTTGATGGTATAACGATCGACTACGATGAAGATATGGAGGAGATCGTTTTTACCCACCTTGAAACAAACGACCTCTTTAATCCTAATGAGCCGCAGAAAAAATAACCATCTATCCTCATCGAACAGTCCCCTTCTAAAGCCAGACGTTTCACCTGTCTTTAGAGAGAGGCTTAAAACATTGGATCATGTTTTATCACGACAAGTCTTAGGCCGGGCAGCCGTCGAGCTGCTCTTGTAACCTTTATTTTTAGCGTAAACGCCGTAAAAAGCGCCATGACTGAATTTTTGTCATGACGCTTTTTCGTATTGATTTTTGTAATGTCTTTTCGTTGAAGTTAACCGCCTATTTGATGCATCTCCAGCTTTTTGCCTTTAGACTGGCCGGTCGCAGATAACCTCTCTTCAGAATAGTTATCATTCCGCTTCAGCCAGATCCTCTTCAGAGCCTCCTCAACAGCTTCCTGATCATCCCTGAGCACCTGTCTTAAATCTGTACCGGTTATGGCAAACAAACACGTCAGCAGCTGACCATCGGCAGTCAGGCGCGCCCTGTTGCACGAATGACAGAACGCATCGGAAACAGACGATATGACTCCGATTTCCCCGCTTCCATCCTGATAACGGAATCTGTCCGCCGTCTCTCCGCTGTAATGGGGGGCAATCGTTTCCAGAGGATGTTCGGCATGGATCTTTTCAATAATTTCTTTTTTTGAAATCACATGATCGAGCTTCCACCCATTGGCATTGCCCACGTCCATATACTCAATAAAGCGCAGTGTAACGTCCGTATGGCGGAAATGTTCAGCAAGGGGGACAATGTCTGCATCATTCATTCCTTTTTTAATAACCGTATTAATTTTTACAGAAAGGCCGGCTTCCTGTGCAGCTTCTATCCCTTTTAAAACATGGCTGACGCGCATTGTCCGCCCGGTAATTGCCTGAAAACGAGTATCGTCCAGAGAATCCAGACTTACCGAAACACGGTCCAGTCCTGCAGCTTTCAGAGCCCGGGCATGTTTTGGAAGAAGGATGCCGTTCGTTGTCATCGCAATATCTTCCACTCCGTCAATTTCTGCCAGCATTTCAATTAATTCAGGCAGATTTTTACGAAGGAGAGGCTCTCCGCCGGTAATGCGCAGCTTTTTTACATCTCCGACTTCAGCGGAAGCTTTCGCTATTTTATAAATTTCCTCAAAAGAAAGCAGCTCATCTTTTGGAAGAAACGGGAAGTTATCATCAAATATTTCTTTCGGCATGCAATAACGGCAACGCAGATTGCACTGATCCGTAACAGAGATACGTAAATCCCGGAACGGACGCCCTCTTTTATCCAACAGCATCACGATTCCTCCTCTCTGTCCCCATTATACTTTTCTAAAGGAAAAGATAGCAAACAACATCTATTTTCTAGGCATTTTCTCTCCCCAGTACTGATAATAATGTGTCTTTAGATTGCCGTTATATAACTTCCGCTTCTTTGTAGCTTTTTTTCCGTACAGGCCTTCAAAACCTTCGTGGGTAGTAATAATATAGACACTCCAGTGCGGATAATTCCGCATCATAGTCCCGATATCTTTATAAAGTTCCTCCACTCCCTGCTTGTCTGTCATTCTCTCCCCGTAAGGTGGATTGCCGATAAGCACTCCTTTTTCATGTTTGGAAGAAAAATCACGTGCCTGCATCTGCTTGAAATATATTTGGTCAGGAAATCCCGCTTCGATGGCATTTCTGCGGGCGGTTTCAATCATAGTCCGGTCGATATCCGACCCTGTAATATCGAATGGTTCATCGTATTTCGCGACATCTTCTGCTTCTTCAAGCATTCGTTTATGCGCTGATTCAGGGAACCACATCCAGTCTTCGAAACAAAACGAGCGGTTCACGCCGGGTGCGATATTCTGTGCCATCATCGCAGCTTCAATAGGTATAGTCCCCGAACCACAGAATGGATCATGAAGCGGAATGTCTGAATGCCAATTGGCAAGCTGAATCATGGCCGCAGCCAGCGTTTCTTTCAGCGGAGCCTGATTCTGATTCGGACGGTAGCCTCGTTTGTGGAGGCCTTCTCCGCTCGTATCAAGAGTTAGCAGCGCCGTGTCTTTGTGAAGCGCGACTTCCACCCGTGAAAGGGGGCCTTTTTCCTCGAACCAGGTAATCGCATGCTTCTGCTTCAGCTTTTCCACTATCGCCTTTTTAACAATCGCCTGACAGTCGGAAATGCTGAACAAGGTGGACTTAACAGAGCGTCCCAGCACCGGGAATTCTGCATCACCCGCAATGTAATCGGCCCATGGCAGTGCTTTCGTTTTCTCAAATAATTCATCAAACGTATAGGCTTTAAATTCCCCTATAACGAGTTTTACCCGGTCTGACGTGCGAAGCCACAAATTGGCGCGTGAAATTCCTTCATCATCCGCTTCAAAGCGGACACGGCCGTTTTCCACCTGAATGTTTTCGAAACCAAGCTGTTTTAATTCTTTTCCGACAACGGCTTCCAGACCCATTGTCGCTGTAGCTAATAACGTATGTTTCATTCTATCTACCTCGGCTCTCGTGTGTATTGAAAAAAAAGCCTCACGACGCCGTGCATCGTGAGGCAGTTGCATATCAAAGGACGCCATTTGTGTTCCGTAAGCCATGTTCTGTTACTTCGTACTGCAATCGGGAGTCACCCTCGTACAAAAGCGGCAATCATCTGTCTGCAGGAGGTTAACAACCCCTGCCTCCTGATCCGTTTCGTTCCTTCTCAGGAGTGCCCCTACCTAATTTTGGGT is a window from the Alkalicoccus halolimnae genome containing:
- a CDS encoding carboxypeptidase M32 → MKQQLLDVEKDFLDYLKKISHYQEAVSLMTWDLRTGAPKKGMAQRGEVIGSLSSEIFQMSTSKDMKNYLESLSEEDVWKDLKETTRASIKECRKTLSKFENIPAEEFKAYVILTAQSEAAWEDAKEQADFSQFQPYLEKILAYQLKYVEWKGYEGNKYNALLDDFEPGLTVETVDKVFTQLKEAIVPLVKEISENGHAPETSFLFQQFPAPQQAAFSKHILEAMGYDFAAGRLDTTVHPFAVGLNTGDVRVTTKYDESDFRTAVFGTIHEGGHALYEQNIDPDLTGTPLSGGTSMGIHESQSLFWENFVGRHKNFWKKQFDTLKTYADGQFDDVPLEDFYRAINAAGPSLIRIEADELTYCLHIILRYELEKALINEEIQVKDLPEAWNDKMEELLGVRPEHDGEGVLQDVHWSGGAFGYFPSYALGYVYAAQLKQALIRDLPNFDSMLEKGELKPIKEWLTDNVHKFGKMKNPLDILKDTTGESIDAAHLINYLTEKYRNVYKL
- a CDS encoding HesB/YadR/YfhF family protein gives rise to the protein MNLTITEKAASFYKQEIELESGQSLWLYVRVGGIGSGGFSAGIQPGLPDTPALTVTAGEIYFHVTEADAWYFDGITIDYDEDMEEIVFTHLETNDLFNPNEPQKK
- the moaA gene encoding GTP 3',8-cyclase MoaA yields the protein MLLDKRGRPFRDLRISVTDQCNLRCRYCMPKEIFDDNFPFLPKDELLSFEEIYKIAKASAEVGDVKKLRITGGEPLLRKNLPELIEMLAEIDGVEDIAMTTNGILLPKHARALKAAGLDRVSVSLDSLDDTRFQAITGRTMRVSHVLKGIEAAQEAGLSVKINTVIKKGMNDADIVPLAEHFRHTDVTLRFIEYMDVGNANGWKLDHVISKKEIIEKIHAEHPLETIAPHYSGETADRFRYQDGSGEIGVISSVSDAFCHSCNRARLTADGQLLTCLFAITGTDLRQVLRDDQEAVEEALKRIWLKRNDNYSEERLSATGQSKGKKLEMHQIGG
- a CDS encoding THUMP domain-containing class I SAM-dependent RNA methyltransferase, yielding MKHTLLATATMGLEAVVGKELKQLGFENIQVENGRVRFEADDEGISRANLWLRTSDRVKLVIGEFKAYTFDELFEKTKALPWADYIAGDAEFPVLGRSVKSTLFSISDCQAIVKKAIVEKLKQKHAITWFEEKGPLSRVEVALHKDTALLTLDTSGEGLHKRGYRPNQNQAPLKETLAAAMIQLANWHSDIPLHDPFCGSGTIPIEAAMMAQNIAPGVNRSFCFEDWMWFPESAHKRMLEEAEDVAKYDEPFDITGSDIDRTMIETARRNAIEAGFPDQIYFKQMQARDFSSKHEKGVLIGNPPYGERMTDKQGVEELYKDIGTMMRNYPHWSVYIITTHEGFEGLYGKKATKKRKLYNGNLKTHYYQYWGEKMPRK